A single genomic interval of uncultured Pseudodesulfovibrio sp. harbors:
- a CDS encoding glutamine amidotransferase yields MKPFLIIRTGSTFSDYAALNDDFTDWTARAMGLGQSEWSICDVRAGDPLPEPDSFAGCVLTGSHDMVTERAPWMLDAAAWLRGVLGRIPVLGICFGHQLMAEAFGGKAGFHPNGPEIGSVDVTLNSAAKNDPLFSQLPQTFPAHVTHSQSALVLPSEAVLLASSEHEAHQAFRIGEKAWGVQFHPEFDADASRHYVRMQENLLVKQGLDAGVVYDDVRETPDSASVLRHFAAFCRA; encoded by the coding sequence ATGAAACCCTTCCTCATCATCCGCACCGGCTCGACCTTCAGCGATTACGCTGCGCTCAATGACGATTTTACGGACTGGACCGCGCGTGCCATGGGTCTCGGCCAAAGTGAGTGGTCCATCTGCGACGTTCGCGCGGGCGATCCCCTGCCGGAACCGGATTCCTTTGCGGGCTGCGTACTTACGGGGTCCCATGACATGGTCACGGAACGGGCCCCGTGGATGCTTGATGCCGCTGCGTGGTTGCGCGGTGTGCTTGGCAGGATTCCCGTCCTCGGCATCTGTTTCGGACATCAGTTGATGGCCGAGGCCTTTGGCGGCAAGGCCGGATTTCATCCCAACGGTCCGGAGATCGGGTCCGTGGACGTCACCCTGAACAGTGCGGCAAAGAATGACCCCCTCTTTTCGCAACTGCCGCAGACATTTCCTGCCCATGTGACCCATTCGCAGAGTGCGCTCGTGTTGCCGTCGGAAGCGGTCCTGCTGGCGTCGAGCGAGCATGAGGCGCATCAGGCCTTTCGTATTGGCGAAAAGGCCTGGGGCGTGCAGTTTCATCCGGAATTCGATGCCGATGCTTCCCGCCATTATGTGCGTATGCAGGAGAACTTGCTCGTCAAACAGGGGCTTGATGCCGGGGTCGT
- a CDS encoding M48 family metalloprotease has product MKKISGKLNRREFVKVGSMTALGLALGGCAKNPVTGQSQFMLINEADEIKLDKQASPQQLSNDYGPTQDTELNKYVSGVGHSLAATTHRPHMPYSFRVVNANYVNAYAFPGGTIACTRGIMLEVDNEAELAALLGHELGHVNARHTASRMSSQAVIGTLAGVGGAVIGSKYGSGWGALAGGVAGFGVGALLASYSRDDERQADSLGMQYMTNAHYNPDGMIGLMDMLNEQHTKEPSALEVMFATHPMSSERLATARKTANTKYLGAKEYSVYRERYMDNTASLRKIAPAVKELQTAEKLMAKKKYGEAEEHIQTALKTAPEDYAGLMLMSKCQIAQNKLDKGQTYASRAREAYPSEAQAMQLNGLLLVKNEQFAAAFDNFSDYDQALPGNPYTAFFRGYSLEGMGRTRDAAQLYIQFLRQVNQGEQAQYAYNRLVEWGYIRGEAGPATDPFAGLA; this is encoded by the coding sequence ATGAAAAAGATTTCAGGAAAACTGAACCGCCGCGAATTCGTGAAGGTGGGTTCCATGACCGCGCTGGGGCTGGCCCTCGGCGGTTGCGCCAAGAATCCGGTGACCGGCCAGAGCCAGTTCATGCTCATCAACGAGGCCGACGAAATCAAACTGGACAAACAGGCGTCACCGCAGCAGTTGTCCAACGACTACGGCCCGACGCAGGACACGGAACTCAACAAGTACGTTTCCGGTGTGGGGCACAGCCTTGCCGCCACCACACACCGGCCGCACATGCCGTATTCCTTCCGCGTGGTGAACGCCAACTACGTCAACGCCTACGCCTTTCCCGGCGGCACCATCGCCTGTACCCGCGGCATCATGCTCGAAGTGGACAACGAGGCGGAACTCGCCGCCCTGCTCGGCCATGAACTCGGGCACGTCAACGCACGGCACACGGCTTCACGCATGAGCTCACAGGCGGTCATCGGCACGCTGGCAGGCGTGGGCGGTGCCGTGATCGGCTCCAAATACGGCAGCGGCTGGGGCGCGCTGGCCGGAGGCGTCGCAGGTTTCGGCGTCGGAGCCCTGCTCGCTTCCTACAGCCGGGACGACGAAAGGCAGGCCGACAGCCTCGGCATGCAATACATGACCAACGCCCACTACAACCCGGACGGCATGATCGGCCTGATGGACATGCTCAACGAACAGCACACCAAGGAACCCAGCGCGCTGGAAGTCATGTTCGCCACCCACCCCATGAGCAGCGAACGCCTCGCCACGGCCCGCAAGACGGCCAACACCAAATATCTCGGGGCAAAGGAATACTCCGTCTACCGCGAACGCTACATGGACAACACCGCGTCATTGCGGAAGATCGCTCCGGCCGTCAAGGAATTGCAGACCGCGGAAAAGCTCATGGCCAAAAAAAAGTACGGCGAGGCCGAAGAACATATCCAGACCGCTCTCAAGACGGCACCGGAAGATTACGCAGGCCTGATGCTCATGTCCAAATGCCAGATCGCACAGAACAAGCTCGACAAGGGGCAGACCTATGCGAGCCGCGCACGCGAGGCCTACCCCAGTGAAGCGCAGGCCATGCAGCTCAACGGACTGCTTCTGGTGAAGAATGAACAATTCGCAGCCGCGTTCGACAATTTCTCGGATTACGATCAGGCTCTGCCGGGGAATCCGTACACCGCGTTTTTCAGGGGCTACAGCCTGGAAGGCATGGGCCGCACACGCGATGCGGCACAACTGTATATCCAGTTCCTCAGGCAGGTGAATCAGGGCGAGCAGGCGCAATACGCCTATAATCGTCTGGTCGAATGGGGATATATCAGGGGCGAGGCAGGTCCGGCGACCGACCCGTTTGCCGGTCTGGCCTAG